From the genome of Gemmatimonadota bacterium, one region includes:
- a CDS encoding acetyl-CoA C-acyltransferase — MTDIVFLSAVRTGFGTFGGALKDHSATDLGVIAAEAALARAGLDASLVNHAIVGNAMQTSRDAMYCARHVALRSGLAVETPAVTVNRLCGSGFEAVVQAAHRLTLGEATAVLAGGTESMSQAPHVVRGARWGIKYGPSPLLEDSLFEGLTDSFGGCAMADTAENLAQRYDITREACEAWALVSQQRAAAAWAAGVFADEVVPVMLRDRKTKQDVPWARDEHIRGDMTPEGLAKLPPVTRAGGTVTAGTASGINDGAAMLVMTTAEAAAKAGAAPIGRLVSWGVMGVPPEIMGIGPVPAARQALARAGMTMAQMDLVEINEAFAAQYLAVARDLELDPARANVHGGAIAIGHPLGASGARITAHLLHALRARGGGIGLGAACIGGGQGIAVIVEGFGG, encoded by the coding sequence ATGACGGACATCGTCTTCCTCTCCGCCGTCCGGACGGGCTTCGGCACCTTCGGCGGAGCGCTCAAGGATCATTCGGCCACCGACCTCGGCGTGATTGCCGCCGAGGCGGCGCTGGCGCGTGCAGGCCTGGACGCTTCGCTGGTCAATCACGCCATCGTGGGCAACGCGATGCAGACCTCGCGCGACGCGATGTACTGCGCGCGGCACGTGGCGCTGCGCTCGGGCCTCGCGGTCGAGACCCCGGCGGTGACCGTCAATCGGCTCTGCGGCTCGGGCTTCGAGGCGGTGGTGCAGGCGGCGCATCGACTCACCCTCGGCGAGGCCACCGCGGTCCTTGCCGGCGGCACCGAGTCGATGAGTCAGGCGCCGCACGTGGTACGCGGTGCCCGGTGGGGCATCAAGTACGGGCCGTCGCCGCTGCTGGAAGACTCGCTCTTCGAAGGGCTCACCGATTCCTTCGGTGGCTGCGCGATGGCCGACACCGCCGAAAACCTGGCGCAGCGGTATGACATCACGCGGGAGGCCTGCGAGGCGTGGGCCCTGGTGTCGCAGCAGCGTGCGGCCGCCGCGTGGGCCGCCGGCGTCTTCGCGGACGAGGTGGTGCCGGTGATGCTGCGCGACCGCAAGACGAAGCAGGACGTGCCCTGGGCGCGCGACGAGCACATCCGCGGCGACATGACGCCGGAAGGGCTCGCCAAGCTGCCACCGGTGACGCGGGCCGGGGGCACGGTCACCGCGGGCACGGCGTCGGGGATCAACGACGGCGCGGCAATGCTGGTGATGACCACCGCCGAGGCGGCGGCGAAGGCGGGCGCCGCACCGATCGGGCGACTGGTCTCATGGGGCGTGATGGGGGTGCCGCCGGAGATCATGGGCATCGGCCCGGTGCCTGCCGCGCGGCAGGCCTTGGCACGGGCGGGGATGACGATGGCGCAGATGGATCTGGTGGAGATCAACGAGGCGTTTGCGGCGCAGTATCTCGCGGTGGCGCGCGACCTCGAACTCGACCCGGCGCGCGCCAACGTGCACGGCGGGGCAATCGCCATCGGCCACCCACTCGGCGCCAGCGGCGCGCGGATCACGGCGCATCTGCTGCACGCACTGCGTGCGCGTGGCGGCGGGATCGGCCTGGGTGCGGCCTGCATCGGCGGCGGGCAGGGCATTGCCGTGATCGTCGAAGGGTTCGGGGGCTGA
- a CDS encoding 3-hydroxyacyl-CoA dehydrogenase family protein — MSIGTVGVVGAGLMGSGIAQAVAMAGHDVLIHDSNGAQWNTARGRIESSLAKLVEKGKLTPEALLATSSRINFVPDLGAFAVCDLVIEAIVESLDAKRALWQRLEGICRAETLFATNTSSLSVVDQTVGLHLPERLLGMHFFNPVPMMPLVEVVRSVRTAPDAVDAALEFARGLGKTAITSRDESGFVVNLLLVPYLVDAVHALERGVGTIADIDAAMKLGAGHPMGPFTLLDFIGLDTVVQIGEIMFDQYREARYAPPPLLRRMVAAGYLGRKSGVGFYDWRGAQPVPMELGL; from the coding sequence GTGAGCATCGGCACGGTGGGGGTGGTCGGCGCGGGATTGATGGGCAGTGGTATCGCGCAGGCGGTGGCGATGGCGGGGCACGATGTGCTCATCCACGACAGCAACGGCGCCCAGTGGAACACCGCGCGCGGCCGGATCGAGTCGTCGCTGGCGAAGCTCGTCGAGAAGGGGAAACTGACACCGGAGGCGCTCCTCGCCACCAGCAGCCGGATCAACTTCGTCCCCGATCTCGGCGCCTTCGCGGTCTGCGACCTGGTGATCGAGGCGATCGTCGAGTCGCTCGACGCCAAGCGCGCGCTCTGGCAGCGCCTCGAGGGGATCTGCCGCGCCGAGACGCTCTTCGCGACGAACACGTCCTCGCTCAGCGTGGTGGACCAGACCGTGGGGTTGCACCTTCCGGAACGGCTGCTCGGCATGCACTTCTTCAATCCGGTGCCGATGATGCCGCTGGTCGAGGTGGTGCGCTCGGTCCGCACTGCGCCAGACGCGGTCGATGCGGCGCTCGAGTTCGCTCGCGGCCTCGGGAAGACGGCGATCACCAGTCGCGATGAATCGGGCTTCGTCGTCAACCTGCTGCTGGTGCCCTATCTGGTGGATGCGGTGCACGCGCTGGAGCGCGGCGTGGGCACGATCGCCGACATCGACGCGGCGATGAAGCTCGGCGCCGGCCATCCGATGGGGCCGTTCACGCTGCTCGACTTCATCGGCCTCGACACCGTGGTGCAGATCGGCGAAATCATGTTCGATCAGTATCGCGAGGCGCGCTACGCGCCGCCGCCGCTGCTCCGGCGGATGGTCGCGGCGGGCTATCTCGGCCGGAAGAGCGGGGTGGGTTTCTACGATTGGCGCGGCGCGCAGCCGGTGCCGATGGAGCTCGGGCTGTGA